In Clostridium sp. DL-VIII, the following proteins share a genomic window:
- a CDS encoding SIR2 family protein: protein MNHGFNICDEVLNVEKLIQHAAKIGFFFGAGTSMSFKLPGIFELTERVEEEISLKDEYKILLQSIKSIYGEGKKITIEDILNHTRLVREITRDSIEKSFDGISGEVAKRIDKEICRIIYEIISKKETQVDSSLLTKFVSWLNWLPSNEYKEIFTPNYDLLLEKSFEQLKIPYFDGFVGAYEPFFIPETLDELDKNNMPPKNWIRLWKIHGSLGWFRNTENDSIVRLGATNSEYIEKHSEKAELVIYPSKDKYNSSRKQPFIAYFDKLKRYLTSGDLLFIINGYSFSDQHINEIILNSLKVNNRLHVLVFFFEDESLEEWENTFSKYINISAFSPKLAIIGGNKGEWIKDDESKVKYAYNYEENKFLLGDYSNFINFLIQMSRNQFNCIDIDEECSKETLEDSGDVEG from the coding sequence GTGAATCATGGATTTAATATATGTGATGAGGTTTTAAATGTAGAAAAGTTAATTCAACATGCAGCAAAAATAGGTTTTTTCTTTGGTGCTGGAACCTCTATGTCATTTAAACTTCCAGGAATTTTTGAGTTAACTGAGCGTGTTGAAGAAGAAATAAGTTTGAAAGATGAATATAAAATTCTTTTGCAAAGTATTAAGTCAATATATGGTGAAGGAAAAAAAATAACTATTGAAGATATTCTAAATCATACAAGACTAGTTAGGGAAATTACAAGGGATAGTATTGAAAAATCGTTTGATGGAATTTCAGGAGAGGTTGCAAAAAGAATTGATAAGGAAATTTGTAGAATAATTTATGAGATTATTTCAAAAAAAGAAACACAAGTAGATAGTTCTTTACTTACTAAATTTGTATCATGGTTAAATTGGCTACCCTCCAATGAATATAAGGAAATTTTTACACCAAATTATGATTTGTTGTTAGAGAAAAGCTTCGAACAATTAAAAATACCATATTTTGATGGATTTGTTGGAGCATATGAACCATTTTTTATTCCAGAAACTTTAGATGAACTAGATAAGAATAATATGCCTCCTAAAAATTGGATAAGATTATGGAAGATTCATGGTTCATTAGGGTGGTTTAGGAATACTGAAAATGATAGTATAGTTAGGTTAGGAGCCACTAATTCTGAATATATTGAAAAACATTCCGAAAAGGCTGAATTAGTAATATATCCATCTAAAGATAAATATAACTCGTCAAGGAAGCAACCATTCATAGCATATTTTGATAAATTAAAAAGATATTTAACCTCTGGAGATTTACTATTTATAATAAATGGCTATTCTTTTTCTGATCAGCATATCAATGAGATAATTTTAAATAGCTTAAAAGTGAATAATAGACTTCACGTTTTAGTCTTCTTTTTTGAAGATGAAAGTTTAGAAGAATGGGAGAACACTTTTTCAAAGTATATAAACATAAGTGCATTTTCGCCTAAACTTGCGATTATTGGTGGAAATAAAGGCGAATGGATAAAAGATGATGAAAGTAAAGTAAAATATGCTTATAATTACGAAGAAAATAAATTCTTGTTGGGAGATTATTCGAATTTTATTAACTTTCTCATTCAAATGAGTAGAAATCAGTTTAATTGTATTGATATAGATGAGGAGTGTAGCAAGGAAACATTGGAGGATAGTGGCGATGTTGAAGGATAG
- a CDS encoding cyclopropane-fatty-acyl-phospholipid synthase family protein, giving the protein MIIDKIFYKTLFKNLFADTFELKLWDGSSEVYGEGEPQFKIIFNEPIPKADIIKDPSITFGEAYMTNKIEIEGSVKKVIESLYNNKESFLSSSSKYGELLKMATNNIKNSKKNIEFHYDIGNDFYKLWLDDSMTYSCGYFKSKKDSLNQAQKNKVEHILKKLDLKEGETLLDIGCGWGELIITAAKTYKVKAMGITLSSEQLAKVNERIKNEGLEDLVEVQLADYRELKNREFDKIVSVGMLEHVGQDHLDEYFTAIDKLLKDKGLSLLHCITAIEAGGNNTWIDKYIFPGGYVPAVSELINCMSDKKFNVIDVENLRLHYEKTLDHWSENFENALPEVRKTKDETFIRMWRLYLNACAASFHTGNINIHQFLFSKGVNNDLQWTRDYMYK; this is encoded by the coding sequence ATGATTATTGATAAAATATTTTATAAAACATTGTTCAAAAATTTGTTTGCAGATACTTTCGAGTTAAAGCTTTGGGATGGAAGCTCAGAAGTCTATGGGGAAGGTGAACCTCAATTTAAAATAATTTTTAATGAGCCTATTCCTAAAGCGGATATTATTAAGGATCCTTCAATAACCTTTGGAGAAGCTTATATGACTAATAAGATAGAAATCGAAGGAAGCGTAAAAAAGGTTATAGAGTCTTTGTATAATAATAAAGAGAGCTTTTTAAGCAGTAGCAGTAAATATGGAGAACTGCTTAAAATGGCTACAAATAATATTAAGAACAGTAAGAAAAATATTGAGTTCCATTATGATATAGGAAATGATTTTTATAAGTTATGGCTGGATGATAGCATGACATACTCTTGTGGATACTTTAAGTCTAAAAAGGATTCTTTAAATCAGGCTCAGAAGAATAAGGTTGAGCACATTCTTAAGAAGCTGGATTTAAAAGAGGGAGAGACTTTACTTGATATAGGCTGTGGCTGGGGTGAACTTATTATCACAGCAGCAAAGACATATAAAGTAAAGGCCATGGGAATAACTTTAAGTTCAGAGCAGTTAGCTAAGGTTAACGAAAGAATAAAGAACGAAGGCTTAGAGGATTTAGTTGAAGTTCAACTCGCTGACTATAGAGAATTAAAAAACAGAGAGTTTGATAAAATAGTTAGCGTTGGTATGCTTGAGCATGTAGGGCAGGATCATCTTGATGAGTATTTTACAGCTATAGATAAACTATTAAAGGATAAAGGCTTATCATTACTTCACTGCATAACAGCTATAGAGGCTGGTGGAAACAATACATGGATAGATAAATACATTTTCCCAGGAGGATATGTTCCAGCAGTTTCTGAATTGATTAACTGTATGTCTGATAAAAAGTTTAATGTAATTGATGTGGAAAATTTAAGACTTCATTATGAAAAAACTTTAGACCACTGGTCAGAGAATTTTGAAAATGCATTGCCAGAAGTAAGAAAAACTAAGGATGAAACCTTTATAAGAATGTGGAGATTATATTTAAATGCCTGCGCAGCATCATTCCATACTGGAAATATAAATATTCATCAATTCTTATTTAGTAAGGGTGTAAATAACGATTTACAATGGACTAGAGATTATATGTATAAATAA
- a CDS encoding M28 family peptidase has protein sequence MTNNFKIYNKFCHALDLNFSKQIMERLGQFGDDAATGNRAAGSKACYDAANYLYDKFKEAGLKNVSLDKFQVNGWTYKGANLVYKDTDGSLKKIILGGYASNIQAVNEDVTIVDGGKGTVSELKALGDIRNKLVLVSVINPLEEYWINLPSYEAHLKGAKGVLISLTCGVDHDNILFSWDLQAPAYCSTLSISIKDVKKLKALINSNPAKEIKAIFNADSVVEPYADSYNVVGEIKGRTSEVIYLTSHYDGYYHSFFDDANGVSSMLGISKAIIDSGYTPIKTIRVIAHGAEEWGQGSKDYDWLCGSYYEIEKIHPEWKEKAFALINLDGNFPIAKERNFRIYSSYELYDYTKRFIKSSIIRGFYNYEVVCPGLIIADDFCYYKNGIPTLMPGENFDNSIYFKNYYHSTMDSKKAGFDAGTYELIHKLYGKILLDFDSLPIRPLDFSTRFKIMKKELIPNIIDKDLEYAIEEACNTSKELSLAIQSINSSYSDLLKNGDHISCKSISKESIHINFMLFILLKKIQDTLLAFTWKQDIHAMTFPHSVAMQNISLLNNAISSLIAQNLPLMEIVEKYIKPIDNNSYVFEFSKENYDLFSYRIPFGNDNTFASNMIKKPNEDLYELAHSLRAKSKEPHPDLSAEINILKNSLKRQHKYLNEISAKEIEDIKIIVKLMNKIINAIT, from the coding sequence ATGACAAATAATTTCAAAATATATAATAAATTTTGTCATGCTTTAGACTTAAACTTCTCTAAGCAGATCATGGAGAGATTAGGACAATTTGGAGATGATGCAGCTACTGGTAATAGAGCGGCAGGATCAAAAGCCTGCTATGATGCTGCAAATTACTTATATGATAAATTTAAAGAAGCTGGTCTTAAAAACGTATCATTGGACAAGTTCCAGGTTAATGGATGGACCTATAAAGGTGCAAATCTGGTGTATAAAGATACTGACGGATCGCTTAAAAAAATTATTTTAGGTGGATATGCTTCAAATATTCAAGCTGTAAATGAAGATGTTACTATAGTTGATGGCGGAAAAGGTACTGTCAGTGAATTAAAGGCTTTAGGTGATATAAGAAATAAACTGGTCTTGGTGTCGGTAATTAATCCTCTTGAGGAATACTGGATTAATCTCCCTTCCTATGAGGCTCATCTTAAGGGGGCAAAGGGTGTATTAATCTCTTTAACCTGTGGAGTAGATCATGATAACATCTTATTTTCCTGGGATCTTCAAGCACCCGCTTACTGCTCTACTTTATCTATAAGCATTAAGGATGTGAAAAAATTAAAAGCCTTAATTAACTCAAATCCTGCTAAAGAAATTAAAGCTATCTTCAATGCAGATTCAGTAGTTGAACCTTATGCAGATTCTTATAATGTTGTTGGTGAAATAAAAGGAAGAACTTCAGAAGTAATATATCTAACCTCTCATTATGATGGTTATTATCATTCCTTTTTTGATGATGCAAATGGAGTTTCATCAATGCTTGGCATAAGTAAAGCTATAATAGACAGCGGATATACCCCTATAAAGACCATAAGAGTAATAGCTCATGGAGCTGAGGAATGGGGACAGGGCTCTAAAGATTATGACTGGTTATGTGGCTCTTATTATGAAATAGAAAAAATTCATCCTGAATGGAAGGAAAAAGCTTTTGCTTTAATTAATTTAGACGGAAATTTCCCAATAGCTAAAGAGAGAAACTTCAGAATTTACAGTTCCTATGAATTATATGATTATACTAAAAGGTTTATAAAATCTTCTATTATTAGAGGCTTCTATAATTACGAAGTTGTTTGCCCTGGTCTTATTATTGCAGATGATTTTTGTTATTACAAGAATGGAATTCCAACGCTTATGCCAGGAGAAAACTTTGATAACTCTATATATTTCAAAAATTATTATCATAGCACTATGGATAGTAAAAAAGCTGGCTTTGATGCGGGAACCTATGAATTAATCCATAAACTATATGGTAAGATTCTTTTGGATTTCGATTCTCTGCCAATAAGGCCTTTAGACTTTAGTACACGCTTTAAGATCATGAAGAAAGAGCTTATACCTAACATTATCGACAAGGACTTAGAATACGCTATAGAAGAGGCGTGTAATACTTCTAAAGAATTATCTCTAGCTATTCAAAGTATAAATTCCTCTTACTCTGATCTACTCAAAAATGGCGACCATATATCCTGTAAGTCCATAAGTAAAGAATCGATTCATATTAATTTTATGCTATTTATACTATTGAAAAAAATCCAAGATACCCTTTTAGCTTTTACGTGGAAGCAGGATATTCATGCAATGACCTTCCCTCACTCTGTTGCTATGCAGAATATATCCTTACTAAATAATGCTATATCAAGTTTAATAGCACAAAATCTTCCTTTAATGGAGATTGTTGAAAAGTATATTAAACCTATTGATAACAATAGCTATGTCTTTGAATTCAGCAAAGAAAATTATGATTTATTTTCATATAGAATACCTTTTGGTAACGACAATACCTTTGCAAGCAATATGATTAAAAAGCCTAATGAAGATTTATATGAACTGGCACATTCCCTTAGAGCAAAGTCAAAAGAACCACATCCAGACTTAAGTGCTGAAATTAATATTCTAAAAAATTCTTTAAAAAGGCAGCACAAATATTTAAATGAGATTTCTGCTAAAGAAATTGAAGATATTAAAATCATAGTGAAATTAATGAATAAGATTATAAATGCAATAACTTAA
- a CDS encoding FadR/GntR family transcriptional regulator, protein MLSPVKSTKIYEMVIEQIKDIVKKGELKSGDKLPSERELCDKLEVSRASIREALKSLQMLGLIESRHGEGNFINENFENSLLEPLSIVFLLLGSKGDDVLELRKIIEPETAALAAKNITDEQLMELKEIMEELNNASDAEASASLDKRFHYKIAQASGNHLISTVMFSMSSLIEKYIENSNVHSFNKEMVTTNHEEIWRALKAHDTDAAAAAIKKHLELNDVV, encoded by the coding sequence ATGTTAAGTCCTGTAAAAAGCACAAAAATATACGAAATGGTAATTGAACAAATAAAAGATATTGTTAAAAAAGGTGAATTAAAAAGTGGAGATAAATTGCCTTCAGAAAGAGAATTATGTGATAAGCTCGAAGTCAGTAGAGCATCTATCAGGGAAGCTTTAAAATCTCTCCAAATGCTTGGTCTTATTGAATCTAGGCATGGAGAAGGAAATTTTATTAATGAGAATTTTGAAAATAGTTTACTTGAACCTTTGTCCATTGTTTTTTTACTACTTGGAAGTAAGGGTGATGATGTCCTCGAGCTTAGAAAGATAATTGAGCCAGAAACAGCAGCTCTTGCAGCAAAAAACATAACTGATGAGCAGCTTATGGAATTAAAGGAGATAATGGAGGAATTGAATAATGCTTCAGATGCAGAAGCTTCTGCATCGCTAGATAAAAGATTTCACTATAAAATAGCACAGGCTTCTGGGAATCATTTGATTTCAACAGTTATGTTTTCTATGTCTTCCTTAATTGAAAAGTATATTGAAAACTCAAATGTTCATAGTTTTAATAAAGAAATGGTTACAACCAACCATGAAGAAATATGGAGAGCTTTAAAGGCTCATGATACTGATGCAGCCGCCGCTGCTATAAAGAAACATTTAGAATTAAATGATGTTGTTTAA
- a CDS encoding KTSC domain-containing protein translates to MNAEMIYVESTRVEAVGYDEYNSTLYVRFKNGGALYAYYDVPKYEFDDFFTGISIGRKISEIDKVYRYSQV, encoded by the coding sequence ATGAATGCTGAAATGATTTATGTAGAATCAACACGGGTTGAAGCTGTTGGATATGATGAATATAATTCCACACTTTATGTAAGGTTTAAAAATGGCGGTGCATTATATGCATATTATGATGTTCCGAAATATGAATTTGATGATTTCTTTACTGGAATATCTATAGGAAGAAAAATATCGGAAATAGATAAAGTTTATAGATATAGTCAAGTTTAA
- a CDS encoding ATP-binding protein, which produces MLKDSTYIGKVVSVNGADAEIEIDKCITTFSPIIKGKVYHVGQIGSFIKIPMGHIQIYGTIASFSNVLTEDETQNKCMLKIQLSGEIIGNDPFQRGISTYPIINSCAYIVTESDLEKVYGVDSTKCFEIGTHSASERLKIFADVDKFVLRHSAILGSTGSGKSNATAHIIDRLISDYPKARILLIDIHGEYSKTFNKYSKTFSIGGKNPLIIPFWLLNYEELSQLLVNKRVGEDRPEDRRFRNDILEYRKKVARENLPNIDENLITCDSPIPFDIKEIWYKYHQEVYGTYKEPSPDKQTEKTICIEKKGNPKALVPDEFEPYSMGQAAPYKSKNQMMYSYVNNMFLKLKDPRFNFMFEPSQYNTELERDIDDLLVDWIDNGKNLTILDLSGVPSDLIDVSVGLISRIVFDSMFWGRNMKFTGRNRPILLAYEEAHTYLTNSKGDFKYANKAVEKIFKEGRKFGVGAMIVTQRPTEISETILSQVGTFVALRLTNSEDKNRVKSLASNNMTTMMEMLPTLRTGEGIVIGEAMQIPTRVLFRKVEPRPNSNDPEVSEKWSEKISVNKDYKVVVKNWREQKRS; this is translated from the coding sequence ATGTTGAAGGATAGTACGTATATTGGCAAAGTCGTTTCTGTTAATGGCGCAGACGCAGAAATTGAGATAGATAAATGTATAACTACATTTTCACCGATAATAAAGGGAAAAGTTTACCATGTTGGACAAATAGGTAGTTTTATTAAAATTCCAATGGGGCATATTCAAATATATGGAACTATAGCTTCTTTTAGTAATGTACTTACTGAAGATGAAACTCAAAATAAATGCATGCTAAAAATACAACTTTCAGGTGAAATAATAGGAAATGACCCATTTCAAAGAGGAATAAGTACTTATCCCATTATTAATAGTTGCGCATATATAGTAACTGAATCTGACTTGGAAAAAGTTTATGGAGTTGATTCTACAAAATGTTTTGAAATAGGTACACATTCAGCTTCAGAAAGATTAAAAATATTTGCAGATGTAGACAAGTTTGTGCTGAGACACTCAGCTATTTTGGGTTCTACTGGTAGCGGAAAATCAAATGCAACAGCACATATAATTGATAGATTAATTTCTGATTATCCTAAAGCTAGAATCCTTCTTATAGACATTCACGGAGAATATTCTAAAACTTTCAATAAATATTCTAAAACATTTAGTATAGGAGGTAAAAATCCACTAATAATCCCATTTTGGTTGTTAAACTATGAAGAATTGTCACAATTATTAGTTAATAAAAGAGTAGGAGAAGATAGGCCAGAAGATAGGAGATTTAGAAATGATATTTTGGAATATAGGAAGAAGGTAGCAAGAGAGAATTTGCCCAATATAGATGAAAATCTTATAACCTGTGATTCACCTATACCATTTGATATTAAAGAAATTTGGTACAAATATCATCAAGAAGTGTATGGGACATATAAAGAACCTTCACCAGATAAACAGACAGAAAAAACAATATGCATTGAGAAAAAAGGAAATCCAAAAGCATTAGTTCCAGATGAATTTGAACCGTATTCAATGGGACAAGCAGCGCCTTATAAATCAAAGAATCAAATGATGTATTCATATGTAAATAATATGTTTCTTAAATTAAAGGACCCTAGATTCAATTTTATGTTTGAGCCAAGTCAGTATAATACAGAATTAGAACGAGATATTGATGATTTGCTTGTTGATTGGATAGATAATGGTAAAAATTTAACTATACTTGATTTAAGTGGTGTTCCATCAGATTTGATTGATGTGTCAGTTGGATTAATTTCACGTATAGTATTTGATAGTATGTTTTGGGGAAGAAATATGAAGTTCACAGGAAGAAACAGACCAATACTTTTAGCGTATGAGGAAGCACATACTTATTTAACGAATTCCAAAGGTGATTTTAAATATGCCAATAAAGCAGTAGAAAAAATTTTCAAAGAGGGAAGAAAATTTGGAGTAGGTGCAATGATTGTAACACAAAGACCAACTGAAATATCAGAAACTATTTTATCACAAGTTGGAACATTTGTGGCACTGAGATTAACTAATTCAGAAGATAAAAATAGAGTGAAATCATTAGCCTCAAATAATATGACAACAATGATGGAGATGTTACCTACATTACGAACAGGAGAGGGTATAGTGATAGGAGAAGCAATGCAAATTCCGACACGAGTATTGTTTAGAAAAGTTGAACCAAGACCTAATAGTAATGATCCGGAAGTTTCTGAAAAGTGGAGTGAAAAAATATCAGTAAATAAAGATTATAAAGTTGTCGTTAAAAATTGGCGTGAGCAAAAAAGGAGTTGA
- a CDS encoding recombinase family protein — MKIAYIRVSTVYQNEERQIKAMENLGIEKYFIEKVSAKDTNRKKLIELLEFVREGDTVYIKDFSRLARSTKNLLDIVEQLESKKVKLISLKENLDTSTSTGKLMLTMIGAIYEFERFNLLERQREGIEIAKEKGKYKGRKKIEYPSNWVEVYSKWKSRETTGNKAMEQLGLKRNTFYKLIKEYENREK, encoded by the coding sequence ATGAAAATAGCATACATAAGAGTTAGCACGGTATATCAGAATGAAGAAAGACAAATTAAGGCTATGGAGAATTTAGGAATTGAAAAGTATTTTATTGAAAAGGTAAGTGCAAAAGATACTAATAGAAAAAAGTTAATAGAGTTATTAGAATTTGTAAGAGAGGGAGATACTGTTTATATAAAAGATTTTAGCAGACTTGCGAGGAGTACTAAGAATTTATTAGATATTGTAGAGCAGCTGGAAAGTAAAAAGGTTAAGTTAATTAGCCTTAAAGAGAATTTAGATACTTCAACTAGCACAGGAAAGTTAATGTTAACTATGATAGGAGCAATTTATGAATTTGAACGATTTAATTTACTTGAAAGACAAAGGGAAGGAATAGAGATAGCAAAAGAAAAAGGTAAATATAAGGGGCGTAAGAAAATAGAATATCCGAGTAATTGGGTAGAAGTATATAGTAAGTGGAAAAGCAGAGAAACAACGGGTAATAAAGCAATGGAGCAGCTAGGATTAAAGAGAAATACATTTTATAAGTTAATTAAAGAATATGAAAATAGAGAAAAATGA
- a CDS encoding LrgB family protein, which yields MNDIISSPVFGVLISLITYEIGVLIKQKLKLSIFNPLLIAIIILIVFLMKFNIKYEDYNNGGQVISFFLAPATIALALPLYKKFSLFKANALPILAGILCGSASGIISVIVFAKMFNLSGQLAKSLIPKSITTPIGMALSNQLGGLPAITVVAIIITGIIGSIIGPFLYKILKINDKVALGIAMGSASHAVGTAKAMEIGETEGAMSGLTIAISGIVTVLIAPILWNLFSTFFN from the coding sequence ATGAATGATATAATAAGCTCCCCTGTTTTTGGTGTATTAATATCATTAATCACTTATGAAATAGGTGTTTTAATCAAGCAGAAACTTAAACTTTCAATTTTTAACCCGTTACTTATTGCAATAATAATCTTAATCGTATTTTTAATGAAATTCAATATTAAGTATGAGGATTATAATAACGGAGGACAGGTAATTTCATTCTTTTTAGCGCCAGCAACTATTGCATTAGCACTGCCTTTATATAAGAAGTTCTCTTTGTTTAAGGCAAATGCTCTGCCTATTTTAGCAGGTATATTATGCGGGTCAGCATCTGGAATAATATCTGTAATTGTATTTGCTAAAATGTTTAATCTTTCAGGTCAGCTTGCAAAATCATTAATACCTAAATCTATAACAACACCTATAGGGATGGCATTATCTAATCAATTGGGAGGACTTCCAGCCATAACTGTAGTTGCTATTATAATTACTGGAATAATAGGTTCTATTATTGGACCATTCCTGTATAAAATATTAAAGATAAATGATAAAGTGGCGTTAGGAATTGCTATGGGAAGTGCATCTCATGCTGTGGGAACAGCTAAAGCTATGGAAATAGGTGAAACTGAAGGAGCTATGAGTGGATTAACTATTGCAATTTCAGGAATTGTAACAGTATTAATAGCACCTATTTTATGGAATTTATTCTCAACATTTTTTAATTAA
- a CDS encoding tyrosine-type recombinase/integrase, translating into MNDYEMTFNDGFEDFKIYCITKNLSKDTIKHHEGVIKTVFKFINPNMPVKDITRLIVNQFILDCRSNLKIKDITLNTYVRSLRTVLYYFMEMGYIERFNIKAPRFDKQIIPTYSDEELRQLLKKPNTKKCDFIEYRNYMICQFFMGVGCRTRTLINIKIKDLDFYNNVVYLNTTKNRKPLIIPLAATLRKELREYLKKDFDQYNPLESFNKHINMKRK; encoded by the coding sequence ATGAACGATTATGAAATGACTTTTAATGATGGATTTGAAGATTTCAAAATTTACTGTATTACGAAAAATTTAAGTAAAGATACAATAAAACACCATGAAGGAGTTATAAAAACAGTCTTTAAATTTATTAATCCTAATATGCCAGTTAAAGATATTACAAGGTTAATTGTAAATCAGTTTATTTTAGATTGTAGAAGTAATTTGAAAATCAAGGATATAACCCTTAATACTTATGTGAGAAGTCTTAGGACAGTATTATATTACTTTATGGAAATGGGGTATATAGAGAGATTTAATATAAAAGCTCCTAGATTTGATAAACAAATTATTCCCACATATTCCGATGAAGAGTTAAGGCAATTATTGAAAAAACCAAACACCAAGAAATGTGATTTCATAGAGTATCGGAATTATATGATATGTCAATTTTTTATGGGTGTTGGTTGCAGAACAAGAACATTAATAAATATAAAAATTAAAGACTTAGACTTTTATAATAACGTTGTTTATCTAAACACTACAAAAAATAGAAAGCCTTTAATAATTCCGTTGGCTGCTACTTTAAGAAAGGAGTTAAGAGAGTATTTAAAGAAGGATTTTGACCAATACAATCCATTAGAAAGCTTTAATAAACACATAAATATGAAAAGAAAGTAG
- a CDS encoding metallophosphoesterase, with the protein MKYIFISDVHIGTNTPENWYQSSAHEIYLKAILQYIQTNSNEIQDVVILGDWLELWMYTPEPQISASLTEIINSNPGIFTKQADGDFITCMDSIQGNLCYVRGNHDMTIDFDELNNYIKLQSSTNKQIVCLDRIYGNNGIYAEHGHYYDLLCQSDNNNSNIYKPLPIGYFISRVAALWCGQQLQKDNKQNSAELLNQGYPDKESIIKTIISTIKDDYGSFAHILMINLSNLVGYKNPKELIFTMPDGTSISAAEIENLFPRVIKNIDDVIELLLVNINNSLDDYGKVLCNESYNKIKNKVVVMGHTHAPVLKEHSFLGFDKAIYVNSGFLCPSVPDMGNGKIMTFVEVEENQSGFIVRLKKVNYPDATITTLIEGSC; encoded by the coding sequence ATGAAGTATATTTTTATTAGTGATGTTCATATTGGGACAAACACACCAGAAAATTGGTATCAAAGCTCTGCCCATGAGATCTATCTTAAAGCAATCCTGCAATATATACAAACAAATTCTAATGAAATACAAGATGTCGTTATTCTTGGGGATTGGCTAGAACTATGGATGTATACACCTGAACCACAAATTTCAGCTTCACTAACTGAAATTATAAATAGTAATCCTGGGATATTTACTAAGCAAGCTGATGGGGATTTCATAACCTGTATGGACAGTATACAAGGAAATCTATGTTATGTTCGTGGAAATCATGATATGACTATAGATTTTGATGAATTAAACAACTATATCAAACTTCAAAGCAGCACAAATAAGCAGATAGTATGTTTAGATAGGATCTATGGAAATAATGGCATTTATGCTGAACATGGTCATTATTACGATTTACTTTGTCAATCTGATAATAATAACAGCAATATATATAAGCCATTACCTATAGGCTATTTTATTTCAAGAGTTGCAGCACTTTGGTGTGGACAGCAACTTCAAAAAGATAATAAACAGAATTCAGCTGAGCTGTTAAATCAAGGTTATCCAGATAAAGAAAGTATTATAAAAACAATTATTTCAACGATTAAAGATGATTATGGCAGCTTTGCCCATATTTTAATGATAAATCTTTCAAATTTAGTTGGCTATAAGAATCCAAAAGAGTTGATTTTTACGATGCCAGATGGGACATCAATAAGTGCAGCTGAAATTGAAAATTTATTTCCACGCGTTATAAAAAATATAGATGATGTTATTGAACTTTTGCTGGTTAATATAAATAATTCATTAGATGATTACGGAAAAGTTTTATGTAATGAGAGCTATAATAAAATTAAAAATAAAGTTGTGGTAATGGGGCATACTCATGCACCTGTATTAAAAGAACACAGCTTTTTAGGATTTGATAAGGCAATTTATGTGAATTCAGGTTTCTTATGTCCTTCAGTTCCTGACATGGGTAATGGGAAAATAATGACCTTTGTTGAAGTTGAAGAGAACCAATCAGGATTTATAGTAAGATTAAAGAAGGTAAATTATCCAGATGCAACTATAACAACACTCATTGAAGGCAGCTGCTAA
- a CDS encoding GIY-YIG nuclease family protein, with product MIGIYAIKNTLNNKYYIGESINIEERWENHKLQMGKNHHRNKKLKKDLLKYGINSFEFIIIRDLDYLKTIQSSEVIENILLIIESLYMNKYDSINNGYNKSNSLMAKLRRHPETAQELMNLYQKIYQNNDEYSYKI from the coding sequence ATGATTGGAATATATGCTATTAAAAACACGTTGAACAATAAATACTATATAGGCGAAAGTATAAATATTGAAGAACGATGGGAAAACCATAAGTTACAAATGGGAAAAAATCATCATAGAAACAAAAAGCTAAAAAAAGATTTATTGAAATATGGAATTAATAGTTTTGAATTTATTATAATTAGAGATTTAGATTATTTAAAAACTATACAATCAAGCGAAGTTATAGAGAATATACTTTTAATAATTGAGAGTTTATATATGAATAAATATGATAGTATAAATAATGGCTATAATAAATCAAATTCTTTAATGGCAAAACTCAGAAGACACCCAGAAACTGCACAAGAATTAATGAACTTATACCAAAAGATTTATCAAAACAATGACGAATATAGTTATAAAATCTAA